A stretch of the Methylacidiphilum caldifontis genome encodes the following:
- the amoC gene encoding bacterial ammonia monooxygenase, subunit AmoC yields the protein MAQATTQTVSISIPDKSAFSWKNLWIALAIITVFEIAVNVYERTFAIAKGLDYFTPEYQTYWMSILYTELILEPTTLIALCSWLWVTRDRAMENLAPAEELRRYWNLGLFVVVYTVLLYWGASYYTEQDGTWHQTVIRDTDFTPSHIIEFYQSYPIYIIAGVGSMVYAMTRLPAYARAFSVPYAVLVGSPLMIFPNVGLNEFGHTRWFMEELFVAPLHWGFVMFGWGALAILGTWLQACPRVLELIKQVYYGKPATSPAVVLNEPEKVTKMELCEI from the coding sequence ATGGCACAAGCGACAACGCAAACGGTATCGATATCGATTCCGGATAAGTCGGCCTTCTCTTGGAAAAACCTCTGGATCGCTCTGGCGATTATAACGGTCTTTGAGATAGCCGTTAACGTCTATGAGCGGACCTTTGCTATAGCCAAGGGATTGGACTACTTTACTCCGGAATATCAGACCTATTGGATGAGCATCCTTTATACCGAGCTGATTCTCGAGCCGACTACGCTCATCGCGCTTTGCTCCTGGTTATGGGTGACCAGGGATCGTGCGATGGAAAATCTTGCTCCTGCTGAGGAGTTAAGGCGGTATTGGAACCTGGGGTTATTTGTGGTGGTTTATACCGTACTGCTTTACTGGGGAGCAAGCTACTATACGGAGCAGGACGGCACGTGGCACCAGACGGTGATAAGGGATACAGACTTCACACCGAGCCACATCATTGAGTTCTATCAAAGCTATCCGATCTATATTATAGCTGGTGTAGGATCAATGGTGTATGCTATGACCAGGCTTCCAGCCTATGCAAGAGCTTTCTCAGTGCCCTATGCGGTGCTGGTAGGCTCTCCGTTGATGATCTTCCCCAACGTGGGATTGAACGAATTTGGACATACCCGTTGGTTCATGGAAGAGCTGTTTGTGGCACCCTTGCACTGGGGATTCGTCATGTTTGGCTGGGGAGCTTTGGCAATCCTGGGAACGTGGCTGCAAGCTTGCCCAAGAGTATTAGAACTGATCAAGCAGGTCTACTATGGCAAGCCGGCTACCTCTCCTGCGGTTGTGTTGAATGAGCCAGAAAAAGTAACAAAAATGGAATTGTGCGAAATATAA